The genomic region GAACGTCGTGCGCGGCGTACCAGCCACTCATCTGCTCAGCGCTGAACTCGCTGACCTGCGGACGCGTGAGGTGCCGGCGCAGTGTCTCGGGCAGGGACACGTCGAGGTAGCAGAACAGCGATCGCCCCCGATGACCATCCCGCAGGCCCGTCAACATGCTCCGGTTGCGGCCGGTGTGCAGGATGCCCTCCAACACCACGTGGTAGCCGTGATCGAGCGAGAACCGGACGGTCTGTCCGATCAACGCCGGTGCCGCGCCGCCGGGCTGATCCCGCTCACGCAACACGATGCGGCGCAGGTAATCCTGCTCGACCAGCGCGCAACCCCGGCCGTGCCGACGCCGCAGCTCCCGGGCGATGCTGCTCTTACCCGAGCCGGAGTTACCTCGAACGCAGACGAGGATTGTGTCCGCGCTGCCGGTCGGGACCGAGTCAACAACCACGGTGCTCCCTCGCAGTCAGTCGTTGCGCACAGTCAGTTTGAGGGCGTCGACAGCCAGCTGGGTGAGGTCGGGCAGTTGGTTCTCCGCGAAGGTGACGCCGGACAGGTTGTCGAGTGGCGTCTTGAGCCCGCGGAGCGGGCTGCCTCGCAGGTCGACGCCGTCGAGGTGGCAGGAGTCCAACTCCAGACCGGCGAGGTCGCAGGACCGCAGCGCGATTCCTGGCAGGCGGCAGGTGGACCAGGTGCCGTGGGTGAAGGTGCAGTCGGTGAAGGCGACCGAGCCGACGGCGGTAACGCGCTGGAGGGTGGCGTAGTCGAAGCGGCAGCCGTCGAACAGGACGTCCTTGAGGCGTACGTCGGTGAGTCTGGTGCCGGTGAACCGTGAGCCAGTGATGGCGCACCGTTCGATGGTGACGCCGGTCAGGGCCGTGCCGGAGAAGTCGGTGCGACTGATCTCGCAGCCGTAGAGGCTGCAGGCTTCCCAGGTGCTCTCGCTGAGGTCGCCACCGGTGATCCGGCTGCTGCGGATGCGGTGATCCTCCAGCTGCACACCGCGCCACGACGCGCCCTCGACGAGAGCCTCCGTGAGGCCATCGGCCAGGTCGGTTACGCGGTCGAGGTCCTCCGGATCGAGGTCCGGTAGCAGGACCTTGATGTCGCCGACTGTCGTGGTGCGCACGTGTCCTCAACCTGTTGCCGAAGGAAAGGGCTCGCCACCTCGCGCGTCGGATGTGCCCCCGGTCGGTCGGTCAATTCTTCCAGTTGCCCCGGCCGGGCGGGCTGTCGAACTTCCGTTTCTGGTTTGTGGGCCGCAGCACCAGGGGTGGAACGTCCCGGCTCTCGCCGGCAATGTCGAGCGAGGCGACGACACGGGCGTCTTTCACGCTTCTGTCTCCTCGGGCCGCGGCGAGTTGATCTCGGTCATCCGGTAGAGGCCGGTGTGTCGGGCGGGCCAGCCAAGGAACCGATCGAACATGTCGCTGGCGCACCCAGTGGTCGTGGGGTTGAGCTTGTGCAGGTCGCCGATGGCGTCATGGAGCAGACTGGCCAGGTATAGGAACAGGCTGACCGGGTTGCCGTCGTACTCGGCGACGAGAGCGAGCTTCGCCCGGCCACACGGCCAGGGTTGGCCGCAGGCACGGCAGAGCCAGATCGGACGCAGCGGGGTGTGCTCTCTGGGCCCGGAGTCGAGGCGTTGAGCCTGTGCGGGGCGCGCGGACTCTTCGTTCATCAGGGCCTGCTCTCTCGGGCCTGCCGCTCGAACATCTGGCGCCATACGTGGTTGAACAGTGGTGGATTCGCCGCCCTCACCTGTGCCGCTTCTTGTGCGCCTGAGGAGGTGCCGGGCCGCCATGGCTGCCCGGTCGTGGCGTTGCGCGAGACGTAGATGGTCACGCCCGTTCCTCTGCCCGAGCTGGGACCCGCTGGTGGTGGGCTCGTCGGCAGGACGACGAGCCCACCACCGTTCGACGGCGCGCGGAAGCAAGCCGCCGGACGCCCGCCCGCGCAGCCCTCGTAGCAGTACGCATGCGGGGGGACATCAACACGCTCGAGGGAGTGGTCTGCGGCGATACCAGCCGGCTCAGACGGGTCAGGGTCCGGGCGGCAGAAAACGCTCCGGTGGAATCGAGCCGGTCTCGCTCCTGGGCGCTCACTTCTTTCCCCCACTCAGTAGGTCGGCTTGGAGTGGCAACGGAACGGGCGGGAGCTCACGTAGTCGCCACGCCTTGCACACCGGCTTGTGTTCTCACCCGTTCCGGCCATGCGTCTACACAAGCCCCGGCGGTCGCTGGCTCCCAGCGCGGCAAGGGCGCAGAACTGACGCATCCCCATTGCGTCACAGGGTGTGAGCTGGATGAATGAAACCGTGACGGATGGCGGCGAAGGGAGGCGGTACGTGGCGGATAGGCGTCGGCACCGGCTGGCTCAGCGGCGCAAGGCGATCGGGCTTAGCCAGGAACGCCTCGCCGAAGCCCTCGGCGTCGACCGCTCCACCATCGTGCGGTGGGAACGGGCGGAGACCGACCCGCAGCCCTGGCACCGGCCGCGCCTAGCCGCGGCCCTCAAGCTGTCGATCGAGGAACTGGCCGACCTCCTGGCCGACGTCGGCCAGGCACCGTCACCGCCCGACGAGCGTCTCGGCTACGTTCTGCGCAACCCCGGCCGCGTCGACCTGATCGCTGTGGCGTACCTGAGGGAGACCGTGCAGCGCCTCGACGAGCGCTACGACCAAACGCCCTCGACGCTCCTGCTCGCCGAGGCCGGGCAACTACACGGTCAGGCAATCTTCCTTCGCCAGCACGCCAGCAACGGGCCGGTTCAGCGCGAACTGGCGGCAGCAGTCGCCGAGTCCGCGACGCTGATGGGTCAACTCGTCTGGGACGCCTCGCAGCGGCGCGACCATGTCGCCAGCGCCGCCTACTTCGACCAGGCGATCAGCGCGGCCCAGGAAACGCGAGACGCGGTCACCGAGGCCAATGCGTTGCTCCGCAAGAGCTACCTCGCCCTCTACGGCACCAAGCAACCCAACGCCGGCCTTGTCCTGACGACCCGCGCCGCCGCCGTCAGCCACGGCGACAGTCACGTCATCGCCGGCCTCGCCCAACTGCACCGGGCTGAGGCACACGCGATGCTGGGTCAGGCCCGGGACTGCTCCGACGCTCTCGGTACCGCTGAAGCTCACTTCGCCGCTCTCGACGCCCGAGATCCAGCCACCGACATCTTCTGCCCCAGCCACTACACGAGGCTTGCAGGCTCCTGCTGGCTCTCCCTCAACAAACCAAACGAAGCGGTGCCAGCGCTCGAGAAGGCCCGACAACTGATCGCCGCCCGCCGCAAATCCACCGCCGTCATCCTCGGCAACCTCGCCCTCGCCAGCATCCTCCGACGCGACGTCGACGCCGCAACGTCCTACCTGCATCAGGCCATCGACGTCATCGAGCGGACCCGCGCGGGCGGCGGACTCAACCTCGCCTTCGCCGCCGCCCGACAGCTACGCCCCTGGCGCAACGAGCCCTCAGTCCAGGACGTGAACGACCGACTCCTCACTCTCATGAGCCCATAGGAGCACCAACGTGACCGACATCGACCGCGCCAAGCAAGCTGTCCGGCAACACGTCTGGGACCTCCTTGAACGTGACGGCGCCGCCCCACCCGGCGTGCACGGTCACATCCCCGACTTCGTCGGCAAGGAAGAGGCCGCAGCCCGCCTCGCGAAACTGGACGTATGGAGGAAGGCCCGAGTGATCAAGTGCAACCCGGACCGGGCCCAACTTCCCGTCCGGGTACGAGCCCTGCAGGAAGGCAAACTGCTCTACATGGCAGTCCCGAGACTCGCTACTCCCAAGCCCTTCTATCTGCTCGACCCCGCCAGCCTCACCACACCGATCGAGACTGCAGTTACGAGTACTGGTGCGCCACAGGTCGCTCCCACCGTGGGACCAGCCGAAATGCGTCCGGTGGACCTCATCGTCTGCGGCAGCGTCGCTGTCAGCCGCCAAAGCGGCGTGCGGGTCGGCAAGGGTGCCGGCTACTCCGACCTGGAGATCGCCCTCCTCACCGAGGCCGCACTCGTTACCACCGAGACCACCATCGCCACCACGATCCACCAGACCCAGCTACTCGAGGATGAGCTGCCCAACGCGGACCATGACTTCAGCGTCGACTTCGCGATCACGCCGAACGAGGTAGTGGCTTGCAGACCCGACCGGGGACGGCCGTCCGGCATCATCGGATCAAACCTTCGTCAAGATCAGCTCGACAGTATTCCCATACTGCGCGCCTAAGGCGGCAGGACACCTGGCTCGTGTAGCTCAGGGCCCCTCGGCCAGGGCACCAATGTCGGTGCCATGAAATTGAGAACGGCCGTCGGTGCGGCACACTCGTGCGATGACCGAGACCTCGCTTTCTGTGCCGGCGTACGACCCGGCCATCGGGGTTGTAGCCCCCGCCGAGGGCGGCACGATCACTGTCAACATCGTCGATGGCACGGTAGAGATCTTCGGCGACCCCGCCGGCCTCCGAGATCTTGCTCGCATGTGCCTGGCGTTGTCCGACGCGCGGGTGCCGTCGGGGGCCCACATCCATCTGGACGCCAGCATCAAGCCCCTGGACCTCGAGTCTGCCTCCCTCATGCTCGCCCGGGATCCACTTCGTTAGAAGGGTTTCTGACGGATCATCCCGGTCGCCTCGCAGTGCCCCGCCAAGTCAGGTGCCAATCTCGATCAGTCGGCTCCGGTCCTCCTCGCCCGGTATCCGCCACACCTGCTCGTTCGGCCAGTGGCGGTACAACAGGTTCATCGTTGTCGTGGCGGTAGGTGCCCGCAGAGGCCTGCGGACCAGGTCGACCGACAGCTGATCTTCCCGCTCGCCGTCCTGCGCGACGACAAGCACCGCCCCGACCGGCGCCACTCGGTCGGTGCGCCAGTAGCCGGTCAGCAGTCCACCCAGCCCTGACGGCCGCCGCTCATGGTCAGCGATAGCGTCACCGGCCGCGCCACGGTCGACATGCACCAGGAACCGCAGGCGCCGCCCGTCCTCCAGCCAGACGCCGTAGCCGTCGGCCCGCAGCTGCGCCAGGTCGTGCTGGCGCAACCACGCCGAGGTCTCCATAGTCGCCAGCCACTGGAACAGCTCGCACCGCCCCGGGTTCCGCCGCGACACCTCGACCAACGGCAGGAACAGCAGAGCGTCCGCCGCGCCCGGAGGCCGCTGTCCCAGCTGCAACGGAACCGGCCGCCCCGACGCCGTCAGGTCGCGGCGAAGCGCCTCGGTCCCTTCGGCCGTGACCTCGTACCACCAGGTATGGGTACGGTCCTCCTCAAAGCGCTCGCGGCGCACCAGCCCCGCCTCGTGAAGCCAGACCAAATCCCGGTGAGCCGTCAGCCGCGACACGGCACAAACCAGGGCCACGTCCAGCGTCGACGCCGAACCGTGCTGCGCCAGGAACGACAGGACCCGCCACCGCCGCGGCGACAACCGCCGCACGGCCACAGGGTCACCCATCTCCCGATGGTCCCTCGGGACACCGGAAGTCGACACCCGGTTTCCGGACGCTGTAACGGAGGGTAGCCAGTGGACCGACCTGAACGCCGCGATGCCAGGACTACCGCGCCCGGAGACGGTGCTCTCGGCGGCTCCTAGGCGAAGCGCCGGCGGACCGTGCGAGTACCCCCGTACTCAAATCGGGGTTCCGGGGCCGATTATGAAGATCACTGTTCAGAGAATTAGCCAATGAGCTGAGGACAGAAGTTGCGATCCACACAAACCCGACGACCGCCAGTTGATCTTCAACAGCAGACTGGCACTGCGGTACCGATCGCCAACAGACCTGGGACGTCCAGCGCCGGCTCGGCGAGGACGCACCGCCCCGTCGGAGCGACCGTCACTGACAGCAACACCGCCGGCCCCCAAACGTCGACAGGCCGGAGCACCGAGCCGGGCGAGGATCCCTCACCGGCGACCATCCGACCCGAGCGCGGGTCCATGGTCACGGCACCAAGTCCACCGACAGCCGGAAGGGTCCCACTGCTCCCGAGCACCCACCGAGCACCCCGCCGTCGCCATGGACACGAAAAAGGCTCTGGCCAGGTGAAGAACCACCAGGCCAGAGCCTTAATTGCTGGTGCGCCGCCAGGGACTCGAACCCCGAACCCGCGGATTAAGAGTTCTCCGTCTGGAGCCGGCGTACGAATCGTCCGCCGCGCCGCGGGGCCGCACGCGTACTCCCAGTCGTCACGGGTGACGCCCCATTCGTCCTCGACGTACTGCTTCGGCTCCGCGGCCTTCTGCTCGAAGGCCGCGGCGGTGGCGGGATCGCCCTTCTCCCTCGCGAGGTACGAGTAGGCAAGGTATGCCGGTACTGGGCGGCGAACGCGTCGCCGGCTTCGATCACGGCGTCGCCGCGGGGCTCTACTGCAGGTCGAGGATCCAGTTCTGGCCAACGAGATCGTGGCCGAAGCTGCGGTGCGGCTTCTCGTCGGAGAGGGCGAACCCGAACGCCTCGTAGATTCTGCGCGCAGACACCAGCACGTCGTTGGTCCACAAGGTGACCTGCCGGTAGCCGGTGTCGCGCGCGAAGGCGAGGCATTCCTCGACCAGGCGGGTGCCGACGCCGAGACCTCGGGCGGCCGGGGTGACCAGCAGAATACGCAGCTTGGCGACTCCGGGTTCGTCACCGGCCACGCAGAAGATGCATCCCACGCGTTCACGGTCGACCTCGGCGATCCAGGCTGCTTCCCGAGTCGGGTCATGATCAGAGGCGTAGTCGGCAACGATCCGAGCCACCAGCCCCTCAAAGCTGGTGTCCCAGCCGAACTGATGGGCGTAGACCTCACCGTGGGCCATCACCACCCAACCCAGGTCGCCGGGACGGTCGGCGCCGCGCACCAAGACTCGCCGTTCATGGTTTTGCTGCACCATGGTTGCCCTCCCGGATACCCGCCCGCCGCTACTGACACAACTGTTTCAGTGTTGAGTAGGCTACCGCCATGGCCGAGGAGACGACAGCGCCGTCCGCGCGGCAGATCGAACTGCTGGAGGCCGCCTACCAGTACGTGCTCGAACACGGCCTGGCCGACCTGTCACTGCGTCCGCTGGCTACGGCGATCGGTTCCAGCCCCCGCGTGCTTATGTTCCTCTTCGACAACAAGGACGGCCTGGTGCGGGCCCTGTTGGCTCGGGCCCGCACCGACGAACTGGCGATCCTGGGCCGCCTCGCACAGACCGGCGACAAGGCGCCCATGGGCCTACTCCCGGCGACCGAGCAGGTGTGGGCGTGGCTCGCCGCCGACGAGCATCGGCCACTGCTGCGGCTGTGGGTCGAGGCGTACGCCCGCTCCCTCGTCGAACCCGACGGCGCGTGGGCCGGGTTCGCCCGCGCGACCGTGCACGACTGGCTCGCCGTCCTCGCCTCCTGTCAACCACCGGCCGAAAAAGACAGCGAGCAGGGTGCCATCCGCCGCACCCTGGCACTGGCGGTACTCCGAGGCGGCCTGCTCGACCTCCTCGCCACCGGTGACCAGGCCCGCGTCACCGCCGCCGTCCGACATCAGCTCGCCCTGTTGGCAGGCACAGCGAGACTAGGAACCTGACCGCGGCGATCGACGTAAGGCAGAGAGGGTGACAGCCGGCGCGCCATTCGGTAACCAGCTGCTACCCGGCGACCGTGGCCAGGGTCTGCGCCGACGCCGAGACGGACCGACCGGTTGGCCGGCCTGACATGCCTCGGCGTCGACGAAACCGTCCTACACACCACAGGTCGGTGTCAGGTCACCGACGCCGAGGGCGGTCAGCTTTCCGCTGGCGAGTCGGTGCCGTCCGACATGCTCGCCAGCGACGCCTGGTGCGGAATGCCAGCGCCCGGCCGGTAGCTCCGCTCGATGTGGCCCTTGAGGTCCTCGGGATAGAAGTAGACGGGCCGCAGATCGCCACTCGCGTAGCGCTCCGCCTGGTCGTTGAAGTGCGGCGAGTCGGGATGCCCGCTCGCGCCGCCGGCCGTCACCGCCCAGGCGCGCAGCCGCGGTCCGAACTCCACGACCGCCACGAAGCTGTTGCCGCTGGTGCCGTAGTAGCGCTTCGTTCCCGGGTAGCGTCGGGCCCCGAACGAGGCCAGCGAGCCCCACTGCGCCGAGGTGAACGGCACCGGGAGGCTCGGCTTGGTGTCGTCGAACGTCTGGACGATCGCGCCGTCGTTGCGCTGGAAACGGTTGATCTCGCCCCAGGGCACCTGCCAGCTGCCGAAGTCCTGCGTCAGCCGGTCGGCGGCCGCCGCGAGTGCGGTGAGCCGCTGCGCGTCGGTAGCGCGCTCGGCCAGGTAGTCCCACATCGACATGCCCGCGTCCCTCGCCGCCTGGGCCAGGGGCGCCCAGAGCGCCTCGCCCCAGAACACGGCCAGCGACGTCGCGGTCGAGTCCGCGGCCCAGCGGTAGTTCCAGTCGCGCAGCAGGCCGATCGGGTCGGCCAGCGCTGCCTTCTGCGGGTCGCCATCGGGCAGCTTGTCCCAGGCCGCGACCAGCCCGGGCACGAGCCGGGCGAAGGCGGTGAGGTACGTGTCGAAGGCGGCGGCGATCAGCGTCTGGGGGGTGAAGCGGGGCTGCGCGGTCAGCACCCGGATCGCCTGCGGACCGCGCGGGTTCTCACCGGCCTGGTCGAAGTAGCGCGGATAGTCGGACGCCTTCGGGCTGTCAGCGCCGGCGGCCGTCCAGGGCCAGTTGTTGGTGTTGAACGCCCAGCCGTTCCGCGGATTCACCGCCTGCGGCAGGCTCCGGAGGCTGTGCAGCCCGCGCCAGTCGGTCGCCGGGTCGCTGCCGTCGACCGGCTTGCGGTAGTCGAAGCGATCGTTCCGCACCGGCATGAACTGCGGCACCAGGAAGGCGATCTCCCCCTTCGAGTCCGCGAAGAGCGTGTTGTTGGAGCTGTTGGCCTTGAAGCCCGCCACCTGCAGGAAGTCCGCGTAGTCCCGCGTCTTGGTGCGCAGGAAGCTCTGCTGCAGCGCCTCGACGGGCTTGTTCATCAGCGCGAACGCGATCCACTTGCCGTCCGCCTCGCGCACGATCGGGCCGTGGTGCGTGGCGAAGGTCGTGAAGCTGCGCCGCGCCTGGCCGCCGTCCGCCGTGCGGTAGGACAACGTGATCGTCTTCTTCGTCACCGGCCGCAGGGCGTTGCCGTAGCGGTAGTAGTGGCGGCCGTCCGACCGGGTCACGATCGTCTCGGCGAACTCGTCGACGTTGTCGACCCCGCTGGAGGTGTGCATCCAGCCGGTGTTCGCGTTGAAGCCCTGGTAGATGAAGAACTGCCCCCAGGTCGCCGCGCCGTAGGCGTTGAGCCCGTCGCGGCTGGTCACGTGCTGCTCGGAGCGGAAGAAGAAGCTGGTGTGCGGGTTGATCAGCAGCAGCGCGTGCCCGTCGCGGGTGTGGCTCGGCGCGATCGCCATGCCGTTCGAGCCCTTGGGCTCGCGGAACAGCAGCCCGCGCTCCTCGTCGGTCATCGGCACCGTGCGGTTGGCGTAGAAGGCTTCGAGTTGGGTGAGCGGCACCCGCTCGATATCGCCGCCGATGCTGCCCTCGGAGAAGCTCAGCGGCATCCACGGCTCGAACCGGGTGATCACGCGTGGCCGTACGTCGGGGTGGGTCGCGAGGAAGTAGTTGAGCCCGTCGGCCCAGGCCTGCATCAGCTTGCGTAGCCAGGAGGGGCACTTCGCGTAGTCCCGCTTCAGCTCCTCGGGATCGATGTAGAGGCGCTGGCGCAGGTCCTGCCAGATCGCGCTCTCGCCCTCGGCTTCGGCGAGGCGGCCGAGGCTCACCAGGTAGTTGCGTTCGATCCGGTTGAAGTCGTCCTCGGCCTGGGCGTACATCATCCCGAACACCGCGTCGGCGTCGGTCTTGCCCACCACGTGCGGGATTCCCCAGTCGTCCCGGGTGATCGTCACCTGCGCGGCTTGCCTGCGCCAGCGGGCGAGATCGTGGGAGTGTTTCGCGGGAGCGGCGGACGCGGCGGTGGGCAGTCCCGCCGCGACGGCCGCGGCTCCGGCGGCCAGTCCGGCGGCTCCGCCGAGGACGCGGCGCCGGCTCAGCCCGTCAACGTGCACGTGGTCCATGGGGTGGTCCACCTTCCTCGGGGGTCAAGGGGTGATGGGCGATTCGGCGAGCGTATGTTGTATACGACGACTGCCGCAAGACCTGCGTCGATGCCTTGACCGGGTCACCTCGCTGCTCGGGCTGCGGGCATCCGATGTCGACGGTGCCCGCAACGGTTGCTCCAGCGGGCCACCGCTGACACGATCCTGTCGTGCGGCGCGGGTTCGTCTCGCCACCGTGATGGACGTGACGGCGGCGCGGGTGCGTCGCGCAGACGACCTCGCCGTGACGTGGCGCGCGGCTGTCCCACGAAGCCGACGACCCCGGCTAGCCACGCCGGACCCGGGTCGGTGAAACGGGTGCATCCCGTGGCCCGGTGCGGTTGTCTTGCCTCATGGCAGAGGCGCTGCTCACGGTCGGCCATGGCACCGCGAGCCAGGCGGAGCTCACCAACCTGCTGCGCGACGCGGGGGTGACCCGGCTGGTCGACGTCCGTCGCTATCCCGGCAGCCGGGCCCATCCGCACGTCGGCCGCGATGCTCTGGCCCGGTGGCTGCCGGCGGTCGGCGTGGA from Micromonospora sp. WMMD812 harbors:
- a CDS encoding penicillin acylase family protein; this translates as MDHVHVDGLSRRRVLGGAAGLAAGAAAVAAGLPTAASAAPAKHSHDLARWRRQAAQVTITRDDWGIPHVVGKTDADAVFGMMYAQAEDDFNRIERNYLVSLGRLAEAEGESAIWQDLRQRLYIDPEELKRDYAKCPSWLRKLMQAWADGLNYFLATHPDVRPRVITRFEPWMPLSFSEGSIGGDIERVPLTQLEAFYANRTVPMTDEERGLLFREPKGSNGMAIAPSHTRDGHALLLINPHTSFFFRSEQHVTSRDGLNAYGAATWGQFFIYQGFNANTGWMHTSSGVDNVDEFAETIVTRSDGRHYYRYGNALRPVTKKTITLSYRTADGGQARRSFTTFATHHGPIVREADGKWIAFALMNKPVEALQQSFLRTKTRDYADFLQVAGFKANSSNNTLFADSKGEIAFLVPQFMPVRNDRFDYRKPVDGSDPATDWRGLHSLRSLPQAVNPRNGWAFNTNNWPWTAAGADSPKASDYPRYFDQAGENPRGPQAIRVLTAQPRFTPQTLIAAAFDTYLTAFARLVPGLVAAWDKLPDGDPQKAALADPIGLLRDWNYRWAADSTATSLAVFWGEALWAPLAQAARDAGMSMWDYLAERATDAQRLTALAAAADRLTQDFGSWQVPWGEINRFQRNDGAIVQTFDDTKPSLPVPFTSAQWGSLASFGARRYPGTKRYYGTSGNSFVAVVEFGPRLRAWAVTAGGASGHPDSPHFNDQAERYASGDLRPVYFYPEDLKGHIERSYRPGAGIPHQASLASMSDGTDSPAES
- a CDS encoding GNAT family N-acetyltransferase, giving the protein MVQQNHERRVLVRGADRPGDLGWVVMAHGEVYAHQFGWDTSFEGLVARIVADYASDHDPTREAAWIAEVDRERVGCIFCVAGDEPGVAKLRILLVTPAARGLGVGTRLVEECLAFARDTGYRQVTLWTNDVLVSARRIYEAFGFALSDEKPHRSFGHDLVGQNWILDLQ
- a CDS encoding TetR/AcrR family transcriptional regulator is translated as MAEETTAPSARQIELLEAAYQYVLEHGLADLSLRPLATAIGSSPRVLMFLFDNKDGLVRALLARARTDELAILGRLAQTGDKAPMGLLPATEQVWAWLAADEHRPLLRLWVEAYARSLVEPDGAWAGFARATVHDWLAVLASCQPPAEKDSEQGAIRRTLALAVLRGGLLDLLATGDQARVTAAVRHQLALLAGTARLGT
- the amcA gene encoding multiple cyclophane-containing RiPP AmcA — translated: MTIYVSRNATTGQPWRPGTSSGAQEAAQVRAANPPLFNHVWRQMFERQARESRP
- a CDS encoding kinase — encoded protein: MVVDSVPTGSADTILVCVRGNSGSGKSSIARELRRRHGRGCALVEQDYLRRIVLRERDQPGGAAPALIGQTVRFSLDHGYHVVLEGILHTGRNRSMLTGLRDGHRGRSLFCYLDVSLPETLRRHLTRPQVSEFSAEQMSGWYAAHDVLGWSDELILPESTGLEEAVQAIAAVAGLPQAGRDDDVLPIVP
- a CDS encoding DeoR family transcriptional regulator, giving the protein MGDPVAVRRLSPRRWRVLSFLAQHGSASTLDVALVCAVSRLTAHRDLVWLHEAGLVRRERFEEDRTHTWWYEVTAEGTEALRRDLTASGRPVPLQLGQRPPGAADALLFLPLVEVSRRNPGRCELFQWLATMETSAWLRQHDLAQLRADGYGVWLEDGRRLRFLVHVDRGAAGDAIADHERRPSGLGGLLTGYWRTDRVAPVGAVLVVAQDGEREDQLSVDLVRRPLRAPTATTTMNLLYRHWPNEQVWRIPGEEDRSRLIEIGT
- a CDS encoding 5-formyltetrahydrofolate cyclo-ligase; the encoded protein is MTDIDRAKQAVRQHVWDLLERDGAAPPGVHGHIPDFVGKEEAAARLAKLDVWRKARVIKCNPDRAQLPVRVRALQEGKLLYMAVPRLATPKPFYLLDPASLTTPIETAVTSTGAPQVAPTVGPAEMRPVDLIVCGSVAVSRQSGVRVGKGAGYSDLEIALLTEAALVTTETTIATTIHQTQLLEDELPNADHDFSVDFAITPNEVVACRPDRGRPSGIIGSNLRQDQLDSIPILRA
- a CDS encoding helix-turn-helix transcriptional regulator, with protein sequence MNETVTDGGEGRRYVADRRRHRLAQRRKAIGLSQERLAEALGVDRSTIVRWERAETDPQPWHRPRLAAALKLSIEELADLLADVGQAPSPPDERLGYVLRNPGRVDLIAVAYLRETVQRLDERYDQTPSTLLLAEAGQLHGQAIFLRQHASNGPVQRELAAAVAESATLMGQLVWDASQRRDHVASAAYFDQAISAAQETRDAVTEANALLRKSYLALYGTKQPNAGLVLTTRAAAVSHGDSHVIAGLAQLHRAEAHAMLGQARDCSDALGTAEAHFAALDARDPATDIFCPSHYTRLAGSCWLSLNKPNEAVPALEKARQLIAARRKSTAVILGNLALASILRRDVDAATSYLHQAIDVIERTRAGGGLNLAFAAARQLRPWRNEPSVQDVNDRLLTLMSP
- a CDS encoding pentapeptide repeat-containing protein — translated: MRTTTVGDIKVLLPDLDPEDLDRVTDLADGLTEALVEGASWRGVQLEDHRIRSSRITGGDLSESTWEACSLYGCEISRTDFSGTALTGVTIERCAITGSRFTGTRLTDVRLKDVLFDGCRFDYATLQRVTAVGSVAFTDCTFTHGTWSTCRLPGIALRSCDLAGLELDSCHLDGVDLRGSPLRGLKTPLDNLSGVTFAENQLPDLTQLAVDALKLTVRND